The Pseudomonas wenzhouensis genome has a segment encoding these proteins:
- the parC gene encoding DNA topoisomerase IV subunit A — protein sequence MSESLDLSLEGVERRSLADFTEQAYLNYSMYVIMDRALPHIGDGLKPVQRRIIYAMSELGLDADAKHKKSARTVGDVLGKFHPHGDSACYEAMVLMAQPFSYRYTLVDGQGNWGAPDDPKSFAAMRYTEARLSRYSEVLLAELGQGTVDWVPNFDGTLNEPATLPARLPNLLLNGTTGIAVGMATDVPPHNLREIAAACVRLLDEPNATVEQLCEHIQGPDFPTEAEVITPKADLLKIYETGRGSVRMRAVYRVEDGDIVVTALPHQVSGAKVLEQIAAQMQAKKLPMVADLRDESDHENPCRIVIIPRSNRVDADELMTHLFATTDLESSYRVNTNVIGLDGKPSVKDLRTLLSEWLVYRVGTVRRRLQFRLDKVERRLHLLEGLLIAFLNLDEVIRIIRSEDSPKPVLMERFGLTDVQADYILDTRLRQLARLEEMKIRGEQDELAKERDKLLALLGSEAKLKKLVRKEILEDAEKYGDDRRSPIVARAEAKALSETELMPTEPVTVVLSEKGWVRCAKGHDIDATGLSYKAGDGFKAAAPGRSNQYAVFIDSTGRSYSLAAHSLPSARGQGEPLTGRLTPPPGATFECVMLPEDSALYVIASDAGYGFVVKGEDLQAKNKAGKALLSLPNGACVVTPKPLSNLEDDWLAAVTTEGRLLLFPVRDLPQLGKGKGNKIIGIPGERVASREEYLTDLAIVPSGSSLVLQAGKRTLTLKADDLEHYKGERGRRGNKLPRGFQRVDQLLVE from the coding sequence ATGAGCGAATCCCTCGACTTGAGCCTGGAAGGCGTTGAACGCCGGTCACTCGCCGATTTCACCGAGCAGGCTTATCTCAATTACTCCATGTACGTGATCATGGACCGCGCCCTGCCGCATATCGGCGACGGCCTCAAGCCCGTGCAGCGCCGTATCATCTACGCCATGAGCGAACTGGGCCTGGATGCCGACGCCAAGCACAAGAAATCGGCGCGCACCGTCGGTGACGTGCTCGGCAAGTTCCACCCGCACGGCGACAGCGCCTGCTACGAAGCCATGGTGCTGATGGCGCAGCCGTTCAGCTACCGCTACACCCTGGTCGACGGCCAGGGCAACTGGGGGGCGCCGGATGACCCCAAATCCTTCGCCGCCATGCGCTACACCGAAGCGCGCCTGTCGCGTTATTCGGAAGTGCTGCTAGCCGAACTCGGTCAGGGTACGGTCGACTGGGTGCCGAACTTCGACGGCACCCTGAACGAGCCGGCGACGCTGCCGGCGCGGCTGCCCAACCTCTTGTTGAATGGCACCACCGGCATCGCCGTGGGCATGGCCACCGACGTGCCGCCGCACAACCTGCGGGAAATCGCGGCGGCCTGCGTACGCCTGCTCGATGAGCCGAACGCCACGGTCGAGCAGCTGTGCGAGCATATTCAGGGCCCGGACTTCCCCACCGAAGCCGAGGTCATCACGCCCAAGGCCGACCTGCTGAAGATCTACGAGACCGGCCGCGGCTCGGTGCGTATGCGCGCGGTGTATCGCGTCGAGGATGGCGATATCGTCGTCACTGCCCTGCCGCATCAGGTCTCCGGGGCCAAGGTGCTGGAGCAGATCGCCGCGCAGATGCAGGCCAAGAAGCTGCCGATGGTCGCTGATCTGCGTGACGAGTCGGATCACGAGAACCCCTGCCGCATCGTCATCATCCCCCGCTCCAACCGCGTCGATGCCGATGAGCTGATGACCCACCTGTTTGCCACCACCGATCTGGAGTCCAGTTACCGGGTCAACACCAACGTCATCGGCCTCGACGGCAAGCCGTCGGTCAAGGACCTGCGCACCCTGCTCAGCGAATGGCTGGTGTACCGCGTCGGCACCGTGCGCCGCCGCTTGCAGTTCCGCCTGGACAAGGTGGAGCGTCGCCTGCACCTGTTGGAAGGCTTGCTGATTGCATTCCTCAACCTCGACGAGGTGATTCGCATCATCCGCAGCGAGGATTCGCCCAAGCCGGTGCTGATGGAGCGTTTTGGCCTGACCGACGTGCAGGCCGACTACATTCTCGACACCCGCCTGCGCCAACTGGCGCGCCTGGAAGAAATGAAGATCCGTGGCGAGCAGGACGAGCTGGCCAAGGAGCGCGACAAGCTGCTGGCCCTGCTCGGCAGCGAAGCCAAGCTGAAGAAGCTGGTGCGCAAGGAAATTCTCGAGGATGCCGAGAAGTACGGCGACGACCGCCGCTCGCCGATCGTTGCCCGCGCCGAAGCCAAGGCCCTCTCGGAAACCGAGCTGATGCCGACCGAGCCGGTCACCGTGGTGCTCTCGGAAAAAGGCTGGGTGCGCTGCGCCAAGGGCCACGATATCGACGCAACGGGGCTTTCCTATAAAGCCGGCGACGGTTTCAAGGCCGCCGCGCCGGGCCGATCCAACCAATACGCGGTATTTATCGACTCGACAGGCCGCAGTTATTCGCTCGCGGCTCACAGCCTGCCGTCGGCGCGTGGCCAGGGCGAGCCACTCACCGGCCGCCTGACCCCACCGCCAGGGGCGACCTTCGAGTGCGTGATGCTGCCCGAAGACAGCGCGCTGTACGTGATCGCCTCCGATGCCGGCTACGGCTTCGTGGTCAAGGGCGAAGACCTGCAGGCCAAGAACAAGGCGGGCAAGGCCCTGCTGAGCCTGCCCAACGGCGCTTGCGTGGTAACGCCCAAGCCACTGAGCAATCTCGAAGACGATTGGCTGGCCGCCGTCACCACCGAGGGGCGTCTGCTGCTGTTCCCGGTGCGCGACCTGCCGCAACTGGGCAAAGGCAAGGGCAACAAGATCATCGGCATCCCCGGTGAGCGCGTGGCCAGTCGCGAGGAGTACCTGACCGACCTGGCCATCGTACCGAGTGGCTCCAGCCTGGTGTTGCAGGCTGGCAAGCGCACCCTGACCCTCAAGGCCGATGACCTGGAACACTACAAGGGCGAGCGCGGCCGGCGTGGCAACAAGCTGCCGCGCGGTTTTCAGCGCGTCGACCAGTTGCTGGTGGAATAA
- a CDS encoding retropepsin-like aspartic protease family protein, which translates to MTEQTPGRRAGRVMWVLFWGTGLLLATHFFGNWEERQRNPNQTPQSVHGEGYVEVSLTSSRQGHYLVDGEIDGQKVTFLLDTGATQVAIPSAVAERLGLQRGAPIIISTANGRATGHRTRLNSLRLGDIELRDVAALIAPGMDGDDVLLGMSALKQLEFSQKGGTLVLRQSTLQ; encoded by the coding sequence GTGACAGAGCAGACGCCTGGCCGCCGCGCCGGACGGGTGATGTGGGTGCTCTTCTGGGGCACCGGCCTGCTGCTGGCCACGCATTTTTTCGGTAATTGGGAAGAGCGCCAGCGCAACCCCAACCAGACGCCGCAGTCGGTGCATGGCGAGGGTTACGTCGAAGTCAGCCTGACCAGCAGCCGGCAAGGCCACTATCTGGTCGACGGCGAAATCGACGGGCAGAAAGTGACGTTCCTGCTCGACACCGGCGCCACCCAGGTGGCGATTCCCAGTGCAGTGGCAGAGCGTCTTGGCCTGCAACGTGGCGCGCCAATCATCATCAGCACGGCCAACGGTCGTGCCACCGGGCACCGCACCCGTCTGAACAGCTTGCGCCTGGGCGACATCGAACTGCGTGACGTCGCCGCCTTGATCGCCCCCGGTATGGACGGCGACGACGTGCTGCTGGGCATGAGCGCCCTGAAGCAACTCGAATTCAGTCAAAAGGGCGGCACCCTGGTGCTGCGCCAATCAACCTTGCAATGA
- a CDS encoding esterase-like activity of phytase family protein: MRVMFLVLGLLASGAQAEPVQLEELTLQAEYPVTAMPGGNLSGLAMCGESLWAVSDRDDDRLYRLHAEDGLLRAEAETFVAPEPPESLLPWGLRMRNWASGLVRGSMLDFEGLSCDAQGNRYLVSETRAAVLQVASNGNAQWLNLPTGLVRQARASGMLLHFNQGFEGIAIDPAGDRLWLAAEQRRRGLTVLHRRGSSWRCTGGCVLTSESGDEPSPEALGGHPAPRDFSGLAYFGEKLFTLERQAHRICRRTLSDGVAELCWSFASEALSEPRRYAPNYGMAEALWIDKDGAWIGVDNGSQTRADGEVRPVAWRFAAPKGGWSRRP, from the coding sequence ATGCGTGTCATGTTCCTTGTGCTCGGCTTGCTGGCCAGTGGCGCACAGGCCGAACCGGTGCAGCTCGAAGAGCTCACACTGCAGGCCGAATACCCGGTCACGGCTATGCCGGGCGGGAATCTCTCGGGCCTGGCCATGTGCGGCGAAAGCCTGTGGGCGGTCTCCGACCGTGATGACGACCGCCTCTACCGGCTGCATGCCGAGGATGGCCTGCTGCGTGCCGAAGCGGAAACCTTCGTCGCCCCGGAGCCACCCGAAAGCCTGCTGCCCTGGGGGCTGCGCATGCGCAATTGGGCCAGCGGCCTGGTACGCGGAAGCATGCTGGATTTCGAAGGTCTGTCATGCGACGCCCAGGGTAATCGCTACCTGGTCAGCGAAACCCGCGCCGCCGTGCTGCAGGTCGCCAGCAACGGTAACGCCCAGTGGCTCAATTTGCCGACCGGCCTGGTACGTCAGGCCCGTGCCAGCGGCATGCTGCTGCACTTCAACCAGGGTTTCGAAGGCATCGCCATCGATCCGGCCGGTGATCGCCTGTGGCTGGCCGCCGAACAGCGCCGCCGTGGCCTGACCGTGCTGCATCGTCGCGGCAGCAGTTGGCGTTGTACCGGCGGTTGCGTGCTGACCAGCGAAAGCGGCGACGAACCCTCACCAGAAGCACTCGGCGGCCATCCGGCGCCGCGCGACTTCTCCGGCCTGGCCTATTTTGGTGAAAAGCTCTTTACCCTGGAGCGCCAGGCGCATCGCATTTGCCGCCGCACGCTGAGCGACGGCGTGGCTGAGCTCTGCTGGTCGTTCGCCAGCGAAGCGCTGAGCGAACCACGCCGCTACGCACCGAACTACGGCATGGCCGAAGCGCTGTGGATCGACAAGGATGGCGCCTGGATCGGCGTCGACAACGGCAGCCAGACCCGTGCTGACGGCGAAGTGCGTCCCGTCGCCTGGCGCTTTGCCGCGCCCAAGGGCGGCTGGAGCCGACGTCCGTGA
- the parE gene encoding DNA topoisomerase IV subunit B, whose amino-acid sequence MAQQNAYNADAIEVLSGLDPVRKRPGMYTDTTRPNHLAQEVIDNSVDEALAGHAKSIQVILHEDNSLEVLDDGRGMPVDIHPEEGVPGVELILTKLHAGGKFSNKNYQFSGGLHGVGISVVNALSTRVVVTVKRDGNEYQMSFADGFKASDLQVIGTVGKRNTGTSVHFWPDAKYFDSFKFSVSRLKHVLKAKAVLCPGLSVTFEDKAAGEKVEWLYEDGLRSYLVDAVSEFERLPAEPFVGSLAGNKEAVDWALLWLPEGGDAVQESYVNLIPTAQGGTHVNGLRQGLLDAMREFCEFRNLLPRGVKLAPEDVWERIAFVLSMKMQDAQFSGQTKERLSSREAAAFVSGVVKDAFSLWLNAHPETGLQLAELAISNAGRRLKAGKKVERKKITQGPALPGKLADCAGQNPLRCELFLVEGDSAGGSAKQARDKEFQAIMPLRGKILNTWEVDGSEVLASQEVHDIAVAIGIDPGSSDLSGLRYGKICILADADSDGLHIATLLCALFVRHFRPLVDAGHVYVAMPPLYRIDLGKEIFYALDDAERDGILDRLVAEKRRGKPQVTRFKGLGEMNPPQLRETTMDPNTRRLVQLTLEDFEGTREVMDMLLAKKRASDRKSWLESKGNLAEVLL is encoded by the coding sequence ATGGCCCAGCAGAACGCCTATAACGCAGACGCCATCGAAGTTCTTTCCGGCCTCGACCCGGTGCGCAAGCGCCCGGGCATGTACACCGACACCACACGCCCCAACCACTTGGCCCAGGAAGTGATCGACAACAGCGTCGACGAAGCCCTGGCCGGGCACGCCAAGTCGATCCAGGTGATCCTCCACGAGGACAACTCGTTGGAAGTGCTCGACGACGGTCGCGGCATGCCGGTGGACATCCACCCGGAAGAAGGCGTGCCGGGTGTGGAACTGATCCTCACCAAGCTGCATGCCGGCGGCAAGTTCAGCAACAAGAACTACCAGTTCTCCGGCGGCCTGCACGGCGTCGGCATCAGCGTGGTCAATGCCCTGTCGACCCGCGTGGTGGTCACCGTCAAACGTGATGGCAACGAATACCAGATGAGCTTCGCCGATGGCTTCAAGGCCAGCGACCTGCAAGTCATCGGTACCGTCGGCAAGCGCAACACCGGCACCAGCGTGCATTTCTGGCCGGATGCCAAGTACTTCGACTCCTTCAAGTTCTCCGTCAGCCGCCTCAAGCATGTGCTCAAGGCCAAGGCCGTGCTGTGCCCAGGTCTGTCGGTGACCTTCGAGGACAAGGCCGCCGGCGAGAAGGTCGAGTGGTTGTACGAGGACGGCCTGCGCTCCTACTTGGTCGATGCCGTCAGCGAGTTCGAGCGCCTGCCGGCCGAGCCCTTCGTCGGCAGCCTGGCCGGCAACAAGGAAGCCGTTGACTGGGCCTTGCTGTGGCTGCCCGAGGGCGGCGACGCGGTACAGGAAAGCTACGTCAACCTGATCCCCACCGCGCAGGGCGGCACCCACGTCAACGGCCTGCGTCAGGGCCTGCTGGATGCCATGCGTGAGTTCTGCGAGTTCCGCAACCTGCTGCCGCGCGGCGTCAAGCTGGCTCCGGAAGACGTCTGGGAGCGCATCGCCTTCGTCCTCTCGATGAAGATGCAGGACGCCCAGTTCTCCGGGCAGACCAAGGAGCGCCTGTCCTCGCGCGAGGCAGCGGCGTTCGTCTCCGGCGTAGTCAAGGACGCCTTCAGCCTGTGGCTCAACGCCCACCCGGAAACCGGCCTGCAACTGGCCGAGCTGGCCATCAGCAACGCCGGCCGGCGCCTCAAGGCCGGCAAGAAGGTCGAGCGCAAGAAGATCACCCAGGGCCCGGCGCTGCCCGGCAAGCTGGCCGACTGCGCGGGGCAGAACCCGCTGCGCTGCGAACTGTTCCTGGTCGAGGGTGATTCGGCCGGCGGCAGCGCCAAGCAGGCGCGCGACAAGGAATTCCAGGCCATCATGCCGCTACGCGGCAAGATCCTGAACACCTGGGAAGTGGACGGCAGCGAAGTGCTGGCCAGCCAGGAAGTGCACGATATCGCTGTGGCCATCGGTATCGATCCAGGCTCCAGCGACCTTTCCGGGCTGCGCTACGGCAAGATCTGCATCCTCGCCGACGCCGACTCCGACGGTCTGCACATCGCCACCCTGCTCTGCGCCCTGTTCGTCCGTCACTTCCGCCCGCTGGTGGACGCCGGGCACGTCTACGTGGCCATGCCGCCGCTGTATCGCATCGACCTGGGCAAGGAGATCTTCTACGCCCTGGATGATGCCGAGCGCGATGGCATCCTCGACCGCCTGGTGGCCGAAAAACGCCGTGGCAAACCGCAGGTCACACGCTTCAAGGGCCTTGGCGAGATGAACCCGCCGCAGTTGCGCGAAACCACCATGGACCCCAACACCCGGCGCCTGGTGCAGCTCACGCTGGAAGACTTCGAAGGCACCCGCGAGGTGATGGACATGCTGCTGGCGAAGAAACGCGCCAGCGACCGCAAGAGCTGGCTGGAGTCCAAGGGCAACCTGGCCGAGGTACTGCTCTGA
- a CDS encoding YqiA/YcfP family alpha/beta fold hydrolase has translation MTASILYIHGLNSSPASLKASQLSRAMAHLGLENQLRVPALHHHPRQAITQLQALIGELGAPLLVGSSLGGYYATNLAEQHGLKALLINPAVQPHLRFDGYLGPQKNYYSDETWELTEDHVHALAELDVAPPCDPARYQVWLQTGDETLDYRDAERYYRACALRIQAGGDHGFQGFTEHLPALFAFAGISATLWRDTDFSAFN, from the coding sequence ATGACCGCATCCATTCTCTATATTCACGGCCTCAACAGTTCGCCGGCCTCGCTCAAGGCCAGCCAGTTGAGCCGTGCCATGGCTCATCTGGGCCTGGAAAACCAGTTGCGCGTACCGGCCCTGCATCATCATCCGCGCCAGGCCATCACGCAGTTGCAGGCGCTGATCGGCGAACTGGGCGCGCCGCTGCTGGTGGGCAGCTCGCTGGGCGGCTACTACGCCACTAACCTGGCCGAGCAGCACGGGCTCAAGGCACTGTTGATCAATCCGGCCGTGCAGCCGCACCTGCGCTTCGACGGCTACCTCGGCCCGCAGAAGAACTACTACAGCGACGAAACCTGGGAGCTGACCGAGGATCATGTCCACGCCCTGGCCGAGCTCGACGTTGCGCCACCGTGCGATCCGGCGCGTTACCAGGTGTGGCTGCAAACCGGCGACGAAACCCTCGACTACCGCGACGCCGAGCGCTATTACCGCGCCTGTGCCCTGCGCATCCAGGCCGGTGGCGACCACGGCTTCCAGGGCTTTACCGAACACTTGCCGGCACTCTTCGCATTCGCCGGCATTAGCGCCACACTCTGGCGCGATACCGACTTTTCCGCATTCAATTGA
- the cpdA gene encoding 3',5'-cyclic-AMP phosphodiesterase: MPSLPTHSADSSVLLVQLSDSHLFADAGDKLLGMDTCDSLRRVIEQMLQEQPGIDLILATGDLSQDGSLASYERFRHLTDPLGAPVRWLAGNHDELPPMQGACAGTPLLEPIYDLGAWRVIMLDSSIPGAVPGFLADSQLELLERALSEAPQRHHLICLHHHPVSIGCTWMDPIGLRNADALFAILDRHPQARAVLWGHVHQEFDQMRGNLRLLASPSTCVQFAPGSEEFQVSSEAPGYRWLRLHTDGTLDTGVSRVTGITFEIDYSVKGY; encoded by the coding sequence TTGCCGAGCCTGCCCACCCACTCTGCTGATTCCTCGGTCCTGCTGGTGCAGTTGTCCGACAGCCACCTGTTCGCCGACGCGGGCGACAAGCTGCTGGGCATGGATACCTGCGACAGCCTGCGCCGCGTGATCGAGCAGATGCTGCAGGAGCAACCCGGCATCGACCTGATTCTGGCCACCGGCGACCTGTCGCAGGACGGCAGCCTGGCCTCCTATGAGCGCTTTCGCCACCTGACCGACCCGCTCGGCGCGCCCGTGCGCTGGCTCGCTGGTAACCATGACGAACTCCCGCCCATGCAAGGTGCCTGTGCCGGCACGCCGTTGCTCGAGCCGATCTACGACCTGGGTGCATGGCGCGTGATCATGCTCGACTCGTCGATCCCCGGCGCGGTGCCCGGTTTTCTTGCCGACAGCCAGCTTGAATTGCTGGAACGCGCCCTGAGTGAAGCACCGCAGCGCCATCACCTGATCTGCCTGCATCACCACCCGGTATCGATCGGCTGCACATGGATGGACCCCATCGGCTTGCGCAACGCCGATGCCCTGTTCGCCATCCTCGATCGCCATCCGCAGGCCCGAGCCGTGCTATGGGGGCACGTCCATCAGGAGTTCGACCAGATGCGCGGCAATCTGCGCCTGCTCGCCTCGCCTTCGACCTGCGTGCAGTTCGCACCGGGCAGTGAAGAATTCCAGGTCAGCAGCGAAGCCCCTGGCTATCGCTGGCTGCGCCTGCATACCGATGGCACGCTGGATACCGGTGTTTCGCGCGTAACCGGCATCACGTTCGAGATCGATTACAGCGTCAAGGGCTATTGA
- a CDS encoding DUF1249 domain-containing protein encodes MVVNLLRERYRVDLVELQAACEANYARLMRLLPNMREHTESRRVALSQGEHLLGVLALDVLESCPYTTTLCVRQEHSLPWLPVPQLEVRVYHDARMAEVVGAENARRLHIRYPYPNAAMHQPDEKSQLNLFLGEWLSHCLACGHEPLPVM; translated from the coding sequence GTGGTCGTGAATCTGCTACGCGAGCGCTATCGGGTCGACCTGGTCGAGCTGCAAGCGGCTTGCGAGGCCAACTACGCGCGCCTGATGCGCCTGCTGCCGAACATGCGTGAGCACACGGAAAGCCGCCGCGTGGCACTGAGCCAGGGTGAGCATCTGCTCGGCGTGCTGGCGCTGGACGTGTTGGAAAGTTGCCCCTACACCACCACCCTGTGCGTGCGCCAGGAACACAGCCTACCCTGGCTGCCGGTGCCGCAACTGGAAGTGCGGGTGTATCACGATGCACGCATGGCCGAGGTGGTGGGCGCCGAGAACGCGCGGCGCCTGCATATTCGCTACCCATACCCGAATGCCGCCATGCACCAGCCGGACGAGAAGAGCCAGCTTAATCTGTTCCTCGGCGAATGGCTGAGCCATTGTCTGGCCTGCGGGCACGAACCGCTGCCGGTGATGTAG
- a CDS encoding NUDIX domain-containing protein, whose translation MGKDDIDIIERENCFRGFYRLDRIKLRHRQFAGNMGPQLTRELFVRHDAVCVLPYDPQRDEVVLIEQFRVGAMDKSANPWLLELVAGLIDKDEEPEEVARREAIEEADLPLTSLWPITQYYPSPGGSDERVHLFVGRCSSEGAGGVHGLPEEGEDIRVQVMPLEDALAAVRDGRIDNAASIIALQWLALNRDEVRGMWS comes from the coding sequence ATGGGCAAAGACGACATCGACATCATCGAGCGCGAGAACTGCTTTCGCGGCTTCTACCGCCTCGACCGGATCAAGCTGCGCCATCGCCAGTTCGCCGGCAACATGGGCCCGCAGCTGACCCGCGAGCTGTTCGTGCGTCACGACGCCGTGTGCGTGCTGCCTTACGATCCGCAGCGCGACGAAGTGGTGCTGATCGAGCAGTTTCGCGTCGGTGCCATGGACAAGAGCGCCAACCCCTGGCTGCTGGAGCTGGTCGCAGGCCTGATCGACAAGGACGAGGAGCCCGAGGAGGTCGCGCGTCGCGAAGCCATCGAGGAAGCCGACCTGCCCCTGACGTCGCTGTGGCCGATCACCCAGTATTACCCTTCGCCTGGTGGCTCGGACGAGCGCGTGCATCTGTTCGTCGGTCGCTGCAGCAGTGAAGGTGCCGGCGGTGTGCATGGCCTGCCTGAGGAAGGCGAGGACATCCGGGTACAGGTGATGCCGCTGGAGGATGCCCTGGCCGCCGTGCGCGACGGGCGTATCGACAACGCCGCCAGCATCATCGCCCTGCAATGGCTGGCGCTGAACCGCGACGAAGTGCGGGGGATGTGGTCGTGA
- the thiC gene encoding phosphomethylpyrimidine synthase ThiC codes for MSVQQQKNLSESAQVDQQSVQPFPRSQKVYVQGSRPDIRVPMREISLDVTPTDFGGEINAPVTVYDTSGPYTDPNVSIDVRKGLADVRSAWIEDRGDTEKLPGLSSEFGQRRLNDAELTKMRFAHVRNPRRAKAGHNVSQMHYAKKGIITPEMEYVAIRENMKLAEAREAGLLNEQHAGHSFGANIPKEITPEFVRSEVARGRAIIPANINHVELEPMIIGRNFLVKINGNIGNSALGSSIEEEVAKLTWGIRWGSDTVMDLSTGKHIHETREWIIRNSPVPIGTVPIYQALEKVGGIAEDLTWELFRDTLIEQAEQGVDYFTIHAGVLLRYVPLTAKRVTGIVSRGGSIMAKWCLAHHKENFLYTHFDDICEIMKAYDVSFSLGDGLRPGSIADANDAAQFGELETLGELTKIAWKHDVQCMIEGPGHVPMQLIKENMDKQLECCDEAPFYTLGPLTTDIAPGYDHITSGIGAAMIGWFGCAMLCYVTPKEHLGLPNKDDVKTGIITYKIAAHAADLAKGHPGAQIRDNALSKARFEFRWEDQFNLGLDPDTARAYHDETLPKDSAKVAHFCSMCGPKFCSMKITQEVREYAKDQRIDAVDLDAEQGMQAKAEEFKAQGSQLYQRV; via the coding sequence ATGAGCGTACAACAACAAAAGAATCTGAGTGAGTCGGCACAGGTCGACCAGCAGTCGGTACAGCCCTTCCCCCGTTCGCAGAAAGTCTATGTGCAGGGCTCGCGCCCGGACATCCGCGTGCCGATGCGCGAGATCAGCCTGGACGTGACGCCGACCGACTTCGGTGGTGAGATCAACGCGCCGGTCACCGTCTACGACACCTCCGGCCCCTACACCGACCCCAACGTCAGCATCGACGTGCGCAAGGGCCTGGCCGACGTGCGCAGCGCCTGGATCGAAGACCGCGGTGACACCGAGAAACTGCCGGGCCTGTCCTCCGAGTTCGGCCAGCGCCGCCTGAACGATGCCGAGCTGACCAAGATGCGCTTCGCCCACGTGCGCAACCCGCGCCGGGCCAAGGCTGGGCACAACGTCAGCCAGATGCACTACGCCAAGAAAGGCATCATCACCCCGGAGATGGAATACGTCGCCATCCGCGAAAACATGAAGCTGGCCGAAGCGCGTGAAGCCGGCCTGCTCAATGAGCAGCACGCCGGCCACAGCTTCGGCGCCAACATCCCGAAAGAGATCACCCCCGAGTTCGTCCGCAGCGAAGTCGCTCGTGGCCGCGCCATCATCCCGGCCAACATCAACCACGTCGAATTGGAGCCGATGATCATCGGCCGCAACTTCCTGGTGAAGATCAACGGCAATATCGGCAACTCGGCGCTGGGTTCCTCCATCGAGGAAGAAGTGGCCAAGCTGACCTGGGGCATCCGCTGGGGCTCGGACACGGTGATGGACCTGTCCACCGGCAAGCACATCCACGAAACCCGCGAGTGGATCATCCGTAACAGCCCCGTACCGATTGGCACCGTGCCGATTTACCAGGCCCTGGAAAAGGTCGGCGGCATCGCCGAGGACCTGACCTGGGAGCTGTTCCGCGACACCCTGATCGAGCAGGCCGAACAGGGCGTGGACTACTTCACCATCCACGCCGGCGTGCTGCTGCGTTATGTGCCGCTGACTGCCAAGCGCGTCACCGGCATCGTCTCGCGCGGCGGCTCGATCATGGCCAAGTGGTGCCTGGCGCATCACAAGGAAAACTTCCTCTACACCCATTTCGACGACATCTGCGAAATCATGAAGGCCTACGACGTCAGCTTCTCGCTGGGCGATGGCCTGCGTCCGGGTTCGATTGCCGACGCCAACGATGCCGCCCAGTTTGGCGAGCTGGAAACCCTTGGCGAGCTGACCAAGATCGCCTGGAAGCACGACGTGCAGTGCATGATCGAAGGCCCCGGTCACGTGCCGATGCAACTGATCAAGGAGAACATGGACAAGCAGCTGGAATGCTGTGACGAGGCGCCGTTCTACACCCTCGGCCCGCTGACCACCGACATCGCGCCAGGCTACGACCACATCACCAGCGGCATCGGTGCGGCGATGATCGGCTGGTTCGGTTGCGCCATGCTCTGCTACGTCACGCCCAAGGAGCACCTGGGCCTGCCGAACAAGGATGACGTGAAGACCGGCATCATCACCTACAAGATCGCCGCCCATGCTGCTGACCTGGCAAAAGGTCACCCCGGCGCACAGATCCGCGACAATGCCCTCTCAAAGGCGCGCTTCGAGTTCCGCTGGGAAGATCAGTTCAACCTGGGGCTGGACCCGGACACTGCACGCGCTTACCACGATGAGACGCTGCCGAAGGATTCGGCCAAGGTCGCGCATTTCTGCTCCATGTGCGGGCCGAAGTTCTGCTCGATGAAGATCACCCAGGAAGTACGTGAATACGCCAAGGATCAGCGCATCGACGCCGTCGATCTGGATGCCGAGCAAGGCATGCAGGCCAAGGCCGAGGAATTCAAGGCGCAAGGCAGCCAACTCTACCAACGCGTGTAG